In Agromyces sp. 3263, a single genomic region encodes these proteins:
- a CDS encoding MOSC domain-containing protein, with product MQVTRLRVYPVKSFAGLDVRSASVLPWGLVGDRRWAVVDSTGDLVTAREANRLLALTAEPLADGGLLLADRDGGGAPLRVDEPTDAAPVAVTVSRQRTALPAGIEPDEWLSSRLGRPVRLVWQSDPRARPVNPAHGGLANDRMSLADAGPLLLASESSLAQLDRWTDGDTPPLDMLRFRPNVVIDGDPAEPFAEDGWPFVHLGGVRFRVSGVCDRCVMTTIDPVSLTRGKEPIRTLAKHRRWDGKTWFGIWLVPDLDASSGADTISVGDPVTVG from the coding sequence ATGCAGGTGACCCGGCTTCGCGTCTATCCCGTCAAGTCGTTCGCAGGCCTCGACGTCCGCTCGGCGTCGGTGCTGCCGTGGGGGCTCGTCGGCGATCGGCGCTGGGCCGTGGTCGACTCGACGGGCGATCTCGTCACGGCGCGAGAGGCGAACCGCCTGCTCGCGCTGACCGCCGAGCCGCTCGCCGACGGAGGCCTGCTGCTCGCCGACCGCGACGGCGGCGGCGCGCCCCTGCGGGTCGACGAGCCGACGGATGCCGCGCCCGTCGCCGTGACGGTGTCGCGCCAGCGCACCGCGCTTCCTGCCGGGATCGAGCCCGACGAGTGGCTGAGCTCCCGGCTCGGGCGTCCCGTGCGCCTCGTGTGGCAGTCCGACCCGCGGGCGCGCCCGGTCAATCCCGCCCACGGCGGCCTCGCGAACGACCGGATGTCGCTCGCCGATGCCGGCCCGCTGCTGCTCGCGAGCGAGTCCTCGCTCGCCCAGCTCGACCGGTGGACCGACGGCGACACGCCACCGCTCGACATGCTGCGGTTCCGTCCGAACGTCGTGATCGACGGCGATCCGGCCGAGCCGTTCGCCGAGGACGGCTGGCCGTTCGTCCACCTCGGCGGCGTGCGTTTCCGGGTCAGCGGCGTCTGCGACCGCTGCGTCATGACCACGATCGACCCGGTGTCGCTGACGCGCGGCAAGGAGCCCATCCGCACCCTGGCGAAGCACCGCAGGTGGGATGGCAAGACGTGGTTCGGCATCTGGCTCGTGCCCGACCTCGACGCCTCGTCGGGGGCCGACACGATCTCCGTCGGCGACCCCGTGACCGTCGGCTGA